From a single Petroclostridium xylanilyticum genomic region:
- a CDS encoding REP-associated tyrosine transposase, whose product MPRSARKRSETGIYHVMVRGINRQEIFHDDEDCQKYLETLEKIKKESSCEIYAYCLMGNHLHLLIREGKEHIEQIMKRIGISYAYWYNWKYEHFGHVFQDRYKSECVNSDGYLMTVIRYIHNNPVKAGMVKKPELYKWSSCRAYYGEKDYLPGLTQTSFALGLLSENNKAAIKKFRQFNEKENDDRCLEDEKNVRASDEEVYKEITKMLKGKPISTLQQMERMERDRILREAKDIDGSSIRQIARITGIGYNIIIRA is encoded by the coding sequence ATGCCAAGAAGTGCAAGGAAGCGAAGCGAGACCGGAATTTATCATGTTATGGTAAGAGGCATTAACCGGCAGGAGATTTTTCATGATGATGAAGACTGTCAAAAATACCTGGAAACCTTGGAGAAGATAAAAAAGGAAAGTAGTTGTGAAATATATGCTTACTGTTTAATGGGAAATCATCTACATTTATTAATAAGAGAAGGAAAAGAACATATAGAGCAAATAATGAAGCGGATTGGAATAAGCTATGCATATTGGTATAATTGGAAATATGAACATTTTGGACATGTATTTCAGGATAGATATAAAAGTGAGTGTGTGAATAGCGATGGATATTTAATGACAGTTATTCGTTATATACATAATAATCCAGTAAAAGCGGGAATGGTAAAAAAACCGGAACTGTACAAATGGAGCAGCTGCCGTGCATATTATGGGGAGAAAGATTATTTACCGGGCTTAACACAAACAAGTTTTGCTCTGGGATTGTTATCTGAAAATAACAAGGCTGCCATAAAAAAATTTCGTCAGTTCAATGAGAAGGAAAACGATGACAGATGTCTTGAAGATGAAAAAAATGTAAGAGCTAGTGATGAAGAAGTATATAAAGAAATTACAAAAATGTTAAAAGGAAAGCCAATTAGTACTTTGCAACAGATGGAAAGAATGGAACGGGATAGAATACTACGTGAAGCTAAAGATATTGATGGAAGCAGTATAAGACAAATTGCGAGGATAACAGGAATAGGGTATAACATAATAATTAGAGCATAA
- a CDS encoding copper amine oxidase N-terminal domain-containing protein produces the protein MMEKVQKMFVFLMIFVFLFTSTVATTVMAKDSKKDSKVEEVVESQDSQDVGNEDEDENEGEDENEDEDENEDEDENEDELWEEAKNKLEAEKDAIEEKKDELEAQKDIIEKQYEEAEENGNLELAEQLLQQIQQIKTEINSLKQQMKQTKEQMKEVIKNKYTSEELKQLELTAEELQTSGQDIRVIPVENIITKGVNIKFDTPPVIKAGRTLVPVRAISEAFGADVKWNAEEQKVTITKEGKEIVLQIGSKLAYVNKVEIEIDVPSETLNNRTVVPLRFIVESLGLKINWDEETGTIEIEEEQTVDAENVIEDIPELNVEKNQ, from the coding sequence ATGATGGAAAAAGTTCAAAAGATGTTTGTATTTTTGATGATTTTTGTATTTCTATTTACCTCAACCGTAGCGACTACTGTTATGGCTAAGGATTCTAAAAAAGACAGTAAAGTAGAAGAAGTTGTAGAAAGTCAAGATAGCCAAGATGTTGGAAATGAAGATGAAGACGAGAATGAAGGCGAAGATGAGAATGAAGATGAAGATGAGAATGAAGACGAAGATGAAAATGAAGACGAATTATGGGAAGAAGCAAAGAATAAGCTAGAAGCAGAGAAAGATGCAATAGAAGAGAAAAAAGATGAGCTAGAAGCACAAAAAGATATCATAGAAAAACAATATGAAGAAGCAGAAGAGAATGGAAATCTTGAGTTGGCAGAGCAGTTATTACAACAGATTCAACAGATAAAAACAGAAATAAATTCATTAAAACAGCAAATGAAGCAAACTAAAGAACAAATGAAGGAAGTTATAAAAAATAAATATACAAGTGAAGAACTCAAACAATTAGAGCTTACAGCAGAAGAATTGCAAACAAGTGGCCAGGATATTAGGGTTATACCAGTAGAAAATATTATAACTAAAGGTGTAAATATCAAATTTGATACACCGCCAGTTATAAAAGCAGGAAGAACATTGGTACCTGTTAGAGCTATATCTGAAGCATTTGGAGCAGATGTCAAATGGAATGCAGAAGAACAAAAGGTAACTATAACTAAAGAAGGAAAAGAAATAGTCCTTCAGATAGGAAGTAAGTTGGCATACGTAAATAAGGTTGAAATTGAAATTGATGTGCCTTCAGAAACACTTAACAATAGAACTGTTGTTCCACTAAGATTTATTGTTGAAAGTTTAGGATTAAAAATTAATTGGGATGAGGAAACTGGAACCATAGAAATTGAAGAGGAACAGACTGTGGATGCTGAAAATGTGATAGAGGATATTCCTGAATTAAATGTGGAAAAAAATCAATAA
- a CDS encoding IS1595 family transposase: MAKQEAISFMEFKNKFNSEDACREHLFKMRWPDGFKCPKCGNETYYVISTRNRYECTACHYQASVTVGTVMEKTHIKLEKWFWAIYFVGRDKRGCSAMMLSKELEISYKAAWFMLHRIRKAMKDRDSQYLLAGVVELDDAYFGSPDEGGKRGRGTSKAKVMVGLSLNEEGHPQFLKMQVVNDLKKETIAEFAHSNVQTGSTISSDAYSSYQNLQAEGYKLEAKVFNPKENEEHLKWLHTIVSNAKAFVAGTFHGLDQKHLQRYLDEFCYRFNRRFFESELFNRIINSCITSQKIKYTELTT; this comes from the coding sequence ATGGCTAAACAAGAAGCAATAAGCTTCATGGAGTTTAAGAATAAGTTTAATAGTGAGGACGCTTGCCGGGAGCACCTTTTTAAGATGCGCTGGCCTGATGGCTTTAAGTGCCCTAAATGCGGTAACGAGACCTATTACGTTATTTCAACAAGAAACCGCTATGAGTGCACCGCTTGCCACTATCAAGCATCCGTCACAGTAGGTACCGTTATGGAGAAGACGCACATTAAGCTTGAAAAGTGGTTTTGGGCCATTTACTTTGTAGGAAGGGACAAAAGGGGGTGTTCGGCCATGATGCTTTCAAAGGAGCTTGAAATATCCTACAAAGCAGCCTGGTTCATGCTCCACAGAATCCGTAAGGCCATGAAGGATCGGGATTCACAATACCTGCTTGCCGGTGTGGTAGAACTGGATGATGCATATTTTGGTTCACCGGACGAAGGAGGTAAACGTGGCAGGGGGACCAGTAAAGCTAAAGTAATGGTAGGTTTGTCGCTTAATGAAGAAGGTCATCCCCAGTTTCTCAAAATGCAGGTGGTAAACGACCTGAAAAAAGAAACTATAGCTGAATTTGCGCATTCAAACGTACAAACCGGCTCAACCATTTCAAGTGACGCATACAGCTCTTACCAAAACCTTCAAGCAGAAGGTTATAAGCTTGAAGCCAAGGTATTCAATCCTAAAGAAAATGAAGAACATTTGAAATGGCTTCACACCATTGTCTCCAATGCAAAGGCTTTTGTGGCTGGAACTTTCCATGGCCTTGACCAGAAGCATTTGCAACGATACCTGGACGAATTTTGCTATAGGTTTAACCGTAGGTTTTTTGAGAGTGAGTTATTTAATCGTATTATTAATAGCTGCATCACCTCGCAAAAAATTAAGTATACTGAACTAACGACATAG
- a CDS encoding S1 RNA-binding domain-containing protein, whose translation MLVEVGKVVEGKVTGITGFGAFVQLPDGKTGLVHISEVAVEYVKDIKKHLKENQVVKVKVLSVDNDGKISLSIKKALENESNRSTRSSSRPPVDIDWSRRNNNENLSFEDKLLKFKQDSDERMQDLKRSIESKRGGGYKRSANIF comes from the coding sequence ATGCTGGTTGAAGTAGGCAAAGTAGTTGAAGGAAAGGTTACTGGAATTACAGGTTTTGGAGCTTTTGTTCAACTACCTGACGGCAAGACAGGCTTGGTTCATATTTCTGAAGTGGCTGTGGAATATGTCAAGGACATTAAAAAACATCTCAAAGAAAATCAAGTAGTAAAAGTAAAAGTATTATCGGTGGATAATGATGGGAAGATTAGCCTGTCAATTAAAAAAGCTCTTGAGAATGAATCTAATAGATCCACTAGATCATCTTCAAGGCCGCCAGTAGATATTGATTGGTCACGTAGAAATAATAATGAGAATTTGTCTTTTGAAGATAAATTATTAAAATTTAAACAAGATAGTGATGAAAGAATGCAGGATCTCAAAAGGAGCATTGAGTCTAAGAGAGGCGGAGGATATAAGAGGTCAGCGAATATATTTTAA
- a CDS encoding FtsB family cell division protein: protein MKKKGIKSVLKKILLTASAIYVVYILIQQQVMLNYYRDQEKYYLQKIEEEKAKTEHLEKLKVLYSTEAYIEQIARDKLGFVKNGEKVFIDATNR from the coding sequence ATGAAGAAAAAGGGTATAAAATCGGTGTTAAAAAAAATATTATTGACTGCTTCAGCCATATATGTAGTCTATATATTGATTCAACAACAAGTGATGTTAAATTATTATAGAGATCAAGAAAAGTATTATTTACAAAAAATTGAAGAAGAAAAAGCAAAAACAGAACATTTGGAAAAACTTAAGGTTCTATACAGCACTGAAGCATATATTGAACAAATTGCCAGGGATAAGCTGGGCTTTGTAAAAAATGGTGAAAAAGTATTTATTGATGCAACAAATCGGTAA
- the yabQ gene encoding spore cortex biosynthesis protein YabQ has translation MEVSVTNQAFIFLSSVIGGLIVGFVFDIFRILRRVIKTANFIIYLQDILFWILVTIIIFSLVFITNDGELRWYEFLGVILGVIFYNLLFSTYVIVVSVTVINFIKKVLLFIIKIILFPFVFIYKIFRKPCMFLLGTIKKIFRGLYKLIKKGIDKIVFSIKSVNKMLKKV, from the coding sequence TTGGAAGTATCTGTGACCAATCAGGCGTTCATATTTCTGAGTTCGGTTATAGGTGGATTAATTGTCGGCTTTGTATTTGATATTTTTAGAATACTAAGGCGGGTTATAAAAACTGCAAATTTTATTATCTATTTACAGGACATATTATTCTGGATCCTGGTGACAATTATAATTTTTTCATTGGTTTTTATTACAAATGATGGCGAATTAAGATGGTATGAATTTCTGGGCGTAATATTGGGAGTGATATTCTATAATTTACTGTTTAGTACATATGTTATAGTAGTCTCTGTTACCGTTATCAATTTTATAAAAAAAGTGCTGTTATTTATAATAAAAATCATCTTATTTCCCTTTGTATTCATTTATAAGATATTTAGAAAGCCCTGCATGTTTTTGCTTGGTACAATAAAGAAGATATTCAGAGGCCTTTATAAGCTCATAAAGAAGGGGATAGACAAAATAGTATTCTCGATTAAAAGTGTAAACAAGATGCTAAAAAAGGTTTAG
- the yabP gene encoding sporulation protein YabP, whose product MAEDKKNVKTGTKAVTQNLVMENREKLSVTGVIDVESFDEEGIILHTELGVLIIKGEELHINKLDIDSGELAIEGDISSCTYTDEDNMKSKGLGFLGKMFR is encoded by the coding sequence ATGGCTGAGGATAAGAAAAACGTAAAGACGGGAACTAAAGCAGTAACTCAGAACCTGGTGATGGAGAATAGAGAAAAACTGAGTGTTACCGGAGTAATAGATGTAGAAAGTTTTGATGAAGAGGGTATCATTCTGCATACTGAGCTCGGTGTTCTTATTATAAAAGGAGAAGAACTGCACATTAATAAATTGGACATAGATAGTGGTGAATTAGCAATCGAAGGGGACATAAGCAGTTGTACCTATACTGATGAAGATAATATGAAGTCAAAAGGGCTAGGATTCCTGGGTAAAATGTTTAGATAG
- a CDS encoding RNA-binding S4 domain-containing protein yields the protein MRLDKFLKNSRLIKRRTIANEACDQGRVKINQRVAKAGAEVKVGDVIEIQFGEKIVKVEVLNISEHVQKGDAAGLYRVID from the coding sequence ATGCGATTAGATAAATTTTTAAAAAATTCCAGGTTAATTAAGAGAAGGACTATTGCCAATGAGGCATGTGATCAAGGGCGGGTAAAAATAAACCAAAGAGTAGCGAAAGCCGGCGCAGAGGTTAAAGTAGGTGATGTAATTGAGATTCAGTTTGGTGAAAAAATCGTAAAGGTAGAAGTTCTCAATATTTCTGAGCATGTACAAAAAGGTGATGCGGCAGGGCTTTACCGAGTTATAGATTGA
- a CDS encoding HU family DNA-binding protein, translated as MNKAELVAAMAEKSEMSKKDAEKALNAFIDSVQDALVKGDKVQLVGFGSFEVRQRAERKGRNPQTKEEITIPASKVPVFKVGKALRDAVSK; from the coding sequence ATGAATAAGGCAGAATTAGTAGCCGCAATGGCTGAAAAAAGTGAAATGTCCAAAAAAGATGCAGAAAAAGCATTAAACGCATTTATTGACAGTGTACAAGATGCTCTTGTAAAAGGAGACAAGGTACAACTAGTTGGATTCGGATCCTTTGAAGTTAGACAAAGAGCAGAAAGAAAGGGAAGAAACCCTCAAACTAAAGAAGAAATCACTATTCCTGCTTCAAAGGTACCGGTATTCAAGGTAGGAAAAGCATTAAGAGATGCTGTAAGCAAATAA
- the mazG gene encoding nucleoside triphosphate pyrophosphohydrolase encodes MTKKQYTFEELLDIMELLRSEKGCPWDREQTHESLKKYLIEETYEALEALDSGDRHKFADELGDLLLQIVFHAQIGKEEGTFDINDVISLICQKMIDRHTHVFGQAKADTADEVLGNWEEIKKKEKGLQNHTQVLRDVSSYLPALMRSYKVQQKAAKVGFDWDDVTGAVEKVKEEINELEQVYKTENMGKIEEEIGDLLFAVVNVARFLKVHPELALTATIEKFISRFEYIEQNCSRFDKKLEEMTLEEMDFLWNEAKTHIFQKKDKNYD; translated from the coding sequence ATGACAAAAAAGCAATACACATTTGAAGAACTGCTAGATATCATGGAACTGTTGCGCAGCGAGAAGGGATGTCCCTGGGATAGGGAACAGACTCATGAGAGTTTAAAGAAATACCTGATAGAAGAAACTTATGAGGCATTGGAAGCTCTTGATTCGGGGGATAGGCATAAATTTGCAGATGAGCTGGGAGATTTACTGCTGCAGATTGTATTTCATGCTCAAATTGGCAAAGAAGAAGGGACTTTTGACATAAATGACGTTATATCACTAATATGCCAGAAGATGATTGACAGGCATACCCATGTTTTTGGACAAGCCAAGGCGGACACAGCTGATGAGGTATTGGGCAATTGGGAAGAGATAAAAAAGAAAGAAAAAGGCCTTCAGAACCATACCCAGGTGCTGAGGGATGTATCGTCATACCTTCCTGCATTAATGAGAAGTTATAAGGTGCAGCAGAAAGCCGCAAAAGTTGGCTTTGATTGGGATGATGTAACCGGGGCCGTAGAAAAGGTAAAAGAAGAGATAAATGAGCTGGAGCAGGTATATAAGACCGAAAATATGGGAAAAATTGAAGAAGAAATAGGAGATCTTCTTTTTGCAGTTGTAAATGTTGCCCGGTTCCTAAAAGTTCATCCCGAGTTGGCACTTACTGCGACAATTGAAAAGTTCATAAGCAGGTTTGAATACATAGAACAAAATTGCAGTAGGTTCGACAAAAAATTGGAAGAAATGACATTAGAAGAGATGGATTTCTTGTGGAATGAGGCAAAAACACATATTTTTCAAAAAAAAGATAAAAACTATGACTAA
- a CDS encoding putative polysaccharide biosynthesis protein gives MGKTHRQTFLQGALILVAANALVKIIGALFKVPLTYLIHRDGMGIFNTAYTMYTWMFVIATAGLPIAVSKMVSESVARGNRQEAHKVFHVAFYLLSVIGIAGTAVLFFGAKFFADALGNSRAYLAIMAVSPALLFVALMSAYRGYFQGLQNMIPTAVSEVIEALGKLVIGYLLAYLWLSRGVEYASAGAVLGVSTGAFLGAVGLYIIYQISHEKLLNRVDTAKSSNIKIRSTRQILSELVRIAVPITIGASVFSLTNVIDMAMIMNRLKSIGFSEIEASSLYGSHSGYAVPMFNLPPTIIVALSISIVPAIASALAVNNIKLAKKTTESALRITLLFALPSAIGLSLLAEPILQLVYKDTGATTLLNILGIAVVFVSLVLVTNAILQATGRVMIPVRNMLIGGSVKVITNYILVGIPEININGAPIGTNICYFVIIVLNLAAVRKATNAEYKFIDFILKPIIAVASMGIAVIFTYNKSMLITQSNTISTLGAIAAGALIYGLMLIAIGGIKKDDIEMMPKGEKILKLFNKFGLLK, from the coding sequence TTGGGTAAAACTCATAGGCAGACATTTTTACAGGGGGCTTTAATATTAGTAGCTGCAAATGCATTAGTAAAGATTATTGGCGCTTTATTTAAAGTTCCTTTGACCTATCTGATACATCGGGATGGAATGGGCATATTTAACACTGCATATACAATGTATACATGGATGTTTGTAATTGCAACTGCAGGATTGCCTATTGCTGTATCTAAAATGGTTTCAGAAAGTGTCGCGCGCGGCAATCGGCAGGAAGCACATAAGGTCTTTCATGTAGCATTTTATCTTTTGAGCGTAATTGGAATTGCAGGAACGGCAGTGTTATTCTTTGGAGCAAAGTTTTTTGCCGACGCTTTGGGGAATTCCCGTGCTTATCTTGCGATAATGGCTGTATCTCCAGCACTTTTATTTGTGGCGTTAATGTCCGCTTACAGAGGATATTTTCAGGGGCTTCAGAATATGATACCGACAGCTGTTTCTGAGGTAATTGAAGCACTGGGGAAATTGGTTATAGGATATTTGCTGGCCTATTTATGGTTATCCCGAGGGGTAGAATATGCCTCTGCAGGAGCTGTTTTGGGGGTTTCAACCGGTGCTTTTTTAGGAGCTGTAGGTCTTTATATTATTTATCAAATATCACATGAAAAATTACTTAATCGAGTAGATACTGCAAAAAGTAGTAATATAAAAATTAGATCTACAAGGCAAATTCTTTCTGAACTTGTCCGAATTGCCGTGCCTATCACAATTGGCGCTTCAGTATTTAGTTTGACAAACGTTATAGATATGGCAATGATTATGAATCGGTTGAAATCCATAGGTTTTTCGGAGATTGAGGCGAGTAGTTTATATGGTTCCCATTCCGGTTATGCGGTTCCGATGTTTAACCTTCCACCTACAATCATTGTCGCCTTAAGTATAAGCATTGTACCTGCTATAGCGAGTGCCCTTGCAGTAAATAATATTAAATTGGCTAAAAAGACAACCGAATCGGCATTAAGAATAACACTGCTTTTTGCATTGCCTTCTGCAATAGGCTTATCCTTACTTGCAGAACCTATTTTACAGCTTGTTTATAAAGACACCGGAGCAACAACTTTATTAAATATATTAGGGATAGCAGTGGTATTTGTTTCTTTAGTTTTAGTTACCAATGCAATATTGCAGGCTACCGGAAGAGTCATGATTCCGGTAAGAAACATGCTTATAGGTGGAAGCGTCAAGGTTATTACAAACTACATTTTAGTAGGTATTCCCGAAATTAATATAAATGGAGCACCAATAGGGACAAATATATGTTATTTTGTTATAATTGTGTTAAACTTGGCAGCAGTAAGAAAAGCCACAAACGCTGAGTATAAATTCATTGATTTTATACTAAAGCCAATTATAGCAGTTGCATCAATGGGTATAGCAGTGATTTTTACATATAATAAATCAATGCTAATCACTCAAAGCAATACTATATCTACGCTTGGAGCAATCGCAGCAGGAGCGCTTATCTACGGATTAATGCTTATTGCTATCGGTGGTATCAAGAAAGATGATATTGAAATGATGCCAAAGGGCGAAAAAATATTAAAGTTATTTAATAAATTTGGACTATTAAAATAA
- the spoVT gene encoding stage V sporulation protein T has product MKATGIVRRIDDLGRVVIPKEIRRTMRIREGDPLEIFTDKEGEVILKKYSPIGELSDFASQYAETLAKTSGHAICITDKDSVIAVSGAPKKDFFEKRVSGDLEKVMQEKTTFMMKPGEEKKISVVEGGDNKYSVGVVAPIISEGDTIGSVVFLTADPNVHMGEVESKLAQSAAGFLGKQLEQ; this is encoded by the coding sequence ATGAAAGCGACCGGAATAGTAAGACGTATAGATGACCTTGGAAGAGTTGTAATCCCTAAAGAAATAAGAAGGACAATGAGAATAAGAGAAGGAGACCCTTTAGAAATATTTACTGATAAGGAAGGAGAAGTAATACTCAAAAAATATTCTCCAATAGGGGAATTAAGTGACTTTGCCTCCCAATATGCAGAAACTCTTGCAAAAACGAGCGGACATGCTATCTGCATAACAGATAAGGACTCAGTAATAGCTGTTTCAGGAGCTCCTAAAAAGGATTTCTTTGAAAAAAGGGTGAGCGGAGATTTAGAAAAGGTAATGCAGGAGAAAACCACCTTCATGATGAAGCCTGGAGAAGAAAAAAAGATTTCAGTGGTTGAAGGTGGGGATAATAAATATTCTGTAGGAGTAGTAGCGCCCATCATATCTGAAGGTGACACCATCGGTTCAGTTGTATTTTTAACTGCTGATCCCAATGTGCATATGGGTGAAGTGGAAAGCAAACTTGCCCAATCCGCAGCCGGATTCCTTGGAAAACAATTAGAACAGTAA
- a CDS encoding peptidylprolyl isomerase translates to MKIKALSLVLCMSLVFGFIFSGCSDVDINKEVATVNGEKITVREYNFFLWTVKERMELEAYKENVENFWDTEIEGKKAVDVAKEKALEAAVKNKIELQKAKELGLSLTESELKEITEQKKAYVNSWGGKENYQKLLKEKGLSDKSFTEILEKLKISEKLYKKVTSEGTEYNISEQEMKDYYEKNKEQLKVSKVRAKHILLSIVDENKKPLPQEKQDEAKKKAEEVYAKVKAGEDFDKLMKEYSQDPGLKDYPEGYTFSKDEPYAEEFKNAAFSLEKGGISDIVKTDFGYHIIKVEDKFDEYYSFDQVKEGIKQYIIGQKYNDAVKKWKDAANIVTNEAVLKQIKVKTDK, encoded by the coding sequence TTGAAAATTAAGGCGTTATCACTGGTTTTATGCATGAGTCTTGTTTTTGGTTTTATTTTTTCGGGATGCAGTGATGTAGATATAAATAAAGAAGTTGCAACTGTAAACGGTGAAAAGATTACAGTCAGGGAATACAACTTCTTTCTGTGGACTGTGAAAGAAAGAATGGAGCTGGAAGCATATAAGGAAAATGTAGAAAATTTCTGGGATACAGAAATAGAAGGTAAAAAGGCGGTTGATGTAGCAAAAGAAAAAGCACTGGAGGCAGCCGTAAAAAACAAAATTGAATTACAAAAGGCAAAAGAGTTGGGGTTAAGCTTAACCGAAAGTGAATTAAAAGAGATTACGGAGCAGAAAAAAGCCTATGTGAATAGCTGGGGTGGAAAGGAAAATTACCAAAAGTTGTTGAAAGAGAAGGGATTATCCGATAAAAGCTTTACCGAGATTCTTGAAAAATTAAAGATATCTGAAAAGCTTTATAAGAAGGTTACAAGTGAAGGTACAGAATATAACATTTCTGAACAAGAAATGAAAGACTACTATGAAAAAAATAAAGAACAATTGAAAGTATCAAAAGTAAGAGCAAAACATATTCTTTTAAGTATCGTTGATGAAAATAAAAAACCGCTTCCTCAGGAAAAACAGGATGAAGCTAAGAAAAAAGCAGAAGAAGTTTATGCAAAGGTAAAAGCAGGCGAGGATTTTGACAAACTGATGAAAGAATATTCCCAGGACCCCGGGCTTAAGGATTATCCTGAAGGATACACCTTTAGTAAAGATGAACCTTATGCTGAGGAGTTTAAAAATGCAGCTTTTTCTCTTGAAAAAGGAGGAATAAGCGATATTGTTAAGACGGACTTTGGGTATCACATTATAAAAGTTGAAGATAAGTTTGATGAATATTATTCTTTCGATCAGGTAAAAGAAGGAATTAAGCAGTATATCATCGGACAGAAATATAATGATGCAGTTAAGAAATGGAAAGATGCAGCGAATATCGTGACAAATGAAGCAGTTTTAAAGCAGATAAAAGTAAAAACAGATAAATAA